AAACGATTTGTGTCAAGTAAAAAATAAAGAATTTTTACGGAAATTTGGATAAAAATTGATTAAAAAATAATGAGGGAAATATGTATAAACAAGGGTAAGGGGAAAACAAGATGGTTTTTAAGCCAGAAAATGGTAAAAAAACTGTGATAATGAAAATCAAAATAGCACTGATAACTTTAAAAAAATTAAAGTATAACCGTTCCTTTTTAAAATAGTACAGCGTTGGCACGCCTTGCCGTATATGTGTACTTTTCGGCGTGCTACCTTGTCTTATTTCAAATTGAAACGATTATAAACACAAAAAAATCGCAAAACCCACCGCACTTTGGCTTAAATACTTCCCATATTTTATGTTAAAAATCAAAAATATCCTGATCTCGTAATAAATGTTGATTGCCCTTGCGTCTTAAAAAGCCACAACGATCATAATATTCCATTAGTTGTACGGTTAATTTACGTCCAAAACCTAGCTGATCGCGTAGTTGATTAACGCTGATACCGCCTTGTTCGGCAATAATTTGCTTAATTAAACGGGCATAGGCGTAAATGCTTTCGGTAAGAAAAAAACGATCTTTGACGACGGCGGTGAGGTAGCCTAGTTTGCCTGCTTTGTACATAAAATTACGCGCCAATGTTTCTTCCACACTCAAGGTATTCGCTACTTCTCGCACCCATAGGGCTTGCCCTTGTTGTTGCTCAAAAAGTGCAAAAACTTGTTGCCAAAAATCACGTTCTTCCGTTGTAAACTGTAATTTATGTTCTGGGGTATGCAGCCAGCCTCGAGTTTGTTGAATTTGCCCTTGTTGTTGCATTTGCTCAATAAAATGGTATATCAATTTTTCGGGCTGAGCTAAACAAGCAATCCGATATAAACGGGCTTTGCCTAGCCCGATTTGATCGGGGTGTTGTTGATGATAATGCTGTAGGGCGTTAAGCAAATTGGCTTTTTGTTGTTGCATAAAATGTTGGTTAAAACACCAATCTTGAAAATGTATATCGCCATTTTGTTGCAAAATTTGTGTTAATTGCTGGGCTGTTAATTGTTCAAGCCAGCAAAGTTGTTGAAAGGTGCGAGCTTGAGATTGTAAATAGAGGCTTATGCGTTCTGCACAATGGCGAGCTTGAATTAAAAATTTTAAATAATTTAACCGCACTTCTTGCCGTTTGTAACGTTTAGGCGAATTAATTTCCACCACTTTTGCCCCTGCTATTACGCTTTTAGCGTCCCCACTGCGTAAAATGAGTTTATCGCCATAGGCTAAAAATTGTGGATTATCTAAGATTAGCTCGGCTAATCCTTGTTGCTGTGGGGCAAGCTGTTTGCTGGTTAATAACGTTAGTCGCCCTGTGGTTCTTGTTGCAGCGTGATAAATATGCACCGCTTGGTTTTCGCTTAAATTCACTTGGCTATTGAGCCAAATTGTAATTCGTTCAGTGGGTGGTGGGGCTGGTTGGCAAAATAACCAATCCCCACGTTGAATGGAATTGTGGGCTAAATCAATATTGATATTTAACGCTAAACGTTGTCCTGCTAATCCTTGTTGGCTTGGTTGATTTTGGGCGTGAATGTTTTTTATTCTTACTTTTTGCCCCGTAGAAAGATAAAGTTCGTCATTTATTGTGACTTTTCCTGCAAAGGCTGTGCCTGTTACCACTGTTCCTGCACCTTTTAGGCTAAACACGCGATCAATCGCATAACGGAAAGGTTTATCAATTTGCCCTTGATAGGAAAGATGTTGTAAATAATCTCGTAGCTGTTCGATACCTTGTCCAGTGCGAGCTGAGGTAACAAAAATGGGGCTTTGGGCTAATGCAGGGTAGCGTTGTTGTAGTTGGTGTTTTAATTGTGTGATTTGTTTGTCATCGGCACGATCAGCTTTGCTAATGACTACAATAATTTGCTCAATTTGCAATAAGGTTAAAATGGTTAGATGTTCTTGCGTTTGTGGTTGAATGCCTTCATCACTTGCTACCACTAACATGGCATAATCAATTCCGC
Above is a window of Volucribacter amazonae DNA encoding:
- the selB gene encoding selenocysteine-specific translation elongation factor, with product MIIVTSGHVDHGKTALLQALTGTHTAHLPEEKKRGMTIDLGYAYLPVGDKVLGFIDVPGHEKFLANMLAGLGGIDYAMLVVASDEGIQPQTQEHLTILTLLQIEQIIVVISKADRADDKQITQLKHQLQQRYPALAQSPIFVTSARTGQGIEQLRDYLQHLSYQGQIDKPFRYAIDRVFSLKGAGTVVTGTAFAGKVTINDELYLSTGQKVRIKNIHAQNQPSQQGLAGQRLALNINIDLAHNSIQRGDWLFCQPAPPPTERITIWLNSQVNLSENQAVHIYHAATRTTGRLTLLTSKQLAPQQQGLAELILDNPQFLAYGDKLILRSGDAKSVIAGAKVVEINSPKRYKRQEVRLNYLKFLIQARHCAERISLYLQSQARTFQQLCWLEQLTAQQLTQILQQNGDIHFQDWCFNQHFMQQQKANLLNALQHYHQQHPDQIGLGKARLYRIACLAQPEKLIYHFIEQMQQQGQIQQTRGWLHTPEHKLQFTTEERDFWQQVFALFEQQQGQALWVREVANTLSVEETLARNFMYKAGKLGYLTAVVKDRFFLTESIYAYARLIKQIIAEQGGISVNQLRDQLGFGRKLTVQLMEYYDRCGFLRRKGNQHLLRDQDIFDF